A region from the Vicinamibacteria bacterium genome encodes:
- a CDS encoding septum formation initiator family protein: protein MTATASSTLAGRARRLGESTLKKKALALAAFLTLAVSALNALFGDRGFLSLAQTREQYQALVQEVEFLERENRRLEAAIQSYRQDPLVIERRAREVLGMAKPGEIAVSIRHLAPP from the coding sequence ATGACCGCAACGGCCTCCTCCACGCTCGCCGGACGCGCGCGCCGTCTGGGGGAGTCGACTCTGAAGAAAAAGGCCCTCGCCCTCGCGGCTTTTCTGACTCTCGCCGTCTCCGCTCTGAACGCACTCTTCGGCGACCGTGGCTTCTTGAGCCTGGCCCAAACAAGGGAACAGTACCAGGCCCTCGTCCAGGAGGTGGAGTTTCTGGAAAGAGAGAATCGTCGGCTGGAGGCGGCAATTCAATCCTATCGGCAAGACCCTCTCGTGATCGAGCGGAGAGCACGCGAGGTACTGGGTATGGCGAAGCCGGGAGAGATTGCCGTTTCGATCCGGCATCTCGCCCCCCCGTAA
- the cutA gene encoding divalent-cation tolerance protein CutA, whose protein sequence is MGGYLTVLTTLDTEQAAVRLARELVTRGLVACVNVVPGVRSVFYWKGKLEEATEHLLLMKTRADRYDALATAIDEIHPYDVPELIAFSVERGSAGYLAWVDDCVDRSR, encoded by the coding sequence ATGGGTGGCTACCTGACGGTTCTTACTACGCTGGACACAGAGCAAGCCGCCGTTCGGCTTGCACGAGAGCTGGTGACGCGCGGACTCGTGGCCTGCGTGAACGTCGTGCCCGGCGTTCGCAGCGTGTTTTACTGGAAGGGGAAGCTCGAAGAAGCAACCGAGCACCTCTTGCTGATGAAAACCCGGGCGGATCGATATGACGCGCTCGCGACGGCGATCGACGAGATACATCCTTACGACGTTCCCGAGCTGATTGCCTTCTCGGTCGAACGGGGCTCGGCCGGTTACCTCGCCTGGGTCGACGACTGCGTC